aggggggctttacttggctcatcgtgctctagcgactccttgtggtgggccggacgCCTTCATGCTGACCTTGGTCGTCAGTTGAaaagtgtttcctccgacacattggtgcggctggcttccaggttaagcgggcgggtgtttaGAAGGGCGGGTGTTTAGAAGCGCGGTTTGTCAGGGTCATGTTTcgaaggacgcatgactcgaccttcgcctacCGAgcacgttggggagttgcagcgatgatacAAGATCAAAAAAGGggataaaatacaaaaaatgtaaatacatttcTTTACAGTAGAATTTTAATGTTGACATTACATTTAGTCACATACATATTTTCATACaagtcccactcttcaatggttTTATACCATAACTCTCGCCAAATGGCATACATTCACCATTATAGCATTCACCAAATGGCATTCCTGTTTAGTTTTGTATTGGGACATGGGTGGGACAGGGACAGCGAGGGGTGCAGACAACATCCTGTATTATGCTGGACATCTTGTTTCAGCATGGTGGTATATAGAATGTTTTTTATCCTCCCAAATATAATGAGATGCTATGAGCTTCATCTTTCCACATTTCAATAGATGTAGCAAAAATAGCTTAGTTACAGTAACTCCAATGAAGATAAGAGAAGACCTTCACTGttggcatatacacacacacacacacacacacacacacacacacagtacacgtcaaaagtgtggacacacctactcattcaagggtttttctttattattattattattattttctacattgtagaataatagtgaagaaatcaaaactatgaaataacacatatggaatcatgtagtaacaaaaacagtgttaaacaaatcaatatatatatatatattttatatacttCAAAgtggccaccatttgccttgatgatagctttgcacactcttggcatgctctcaaccagcttcacctagaatgcttttccaatagtcttgaaggagttcccacatatgctcagcacttgttggctgcttttccttcactctgtggtctaactcatcccaaaacatctcaattgggttgaggttgggtgattgtggaggcctggtcatctgatgcagcactccatcactctcctcctttgtcaaatagccattatacagcctggaggtgtattgggtcattgtcctgttgaaaaacaaattatagtcccattAAGAGCAAACTAGATGGAATTGTGTATcgcttcaacaggacaatgacccaacacacctccaggtgtggactgaccttcatgtcttaaagtaatgatggactgtcatttctctttgtttttTAGAgttgttcttaccataatatggactgggtcttttaccaaatagggccatcttctgtatatcaccctaccttgtcacaacacaactgactggctcaaacacattaagaaggaaagaaattccacaaatgaacttttaacaaggcacatctgttaattgaaattcattccaggtgaccacctcatgaagatggctgagagaatgccaagagtgtgcaaagctatcatcaaggcaaaaagtgtctactttgaagaagataatttgatttgtttaacactttttttgggggATACAATTTcaaagttgtgatgtcttcactattactctacaatgtagaaaataaaacaaaaaaaggaaaacccttgaatgagtaggtgtgtccaaactttttactggtactatatatatatatatatatatatatatacacacacacacacacacacagagagatacataCAAATATACGTAGAAGAAACTCAGATCGCAAATTTTTAAATTTAGACAAAACTTCTGACCACTCACCTTTTTTCCCCCAGCAAGGATAGAAACATTAAGCATAGTTGCCCTTCGTCTATATAGTCTCTCTTTGCTTATTACATTCATACCGCAGGTTAAACCAAGACCAGAGGGTGAGAGAGTCATTGGCATCTCTCAGGGAGAGTCCTATAGAGTTCCCTAGTGAATCTCAGCCAGGTGTGTCCCTGGCCTGTCGTCAAAGTCATAGTACTAAACCACATTTGGCACTCAGTCAAATATTAGTGTACATCACAGTCATTTACTTTGGCCTACCCAACCTTTATATCAACCAATCAACACATATTATTATCACCATTAACATACAGGTTCAACAGGTTTCAATTGCTCTGGTCTTATTGGACTAGAAGAGCGTTAGCTCAGCATGTGATTGAATGAAAATAATGGACCCCTGTCTGCATCATCGTCACCCACCAGTGGATATTACACATGCATTCAatggtaaataaataaacaaatggaCAAACAAAAATATTTTGAAATACAGTACCAAATCACTGTAACATTCCTTAGATTTTGAGCTACTTTGTTTGTACCTTGGTAATATTATGGAACTAAGTGCATTTTGGACCTAGAGTGGCATTTTGAGGGGCTGTGGAAGGAAAATTACTTATTTTCTCATCATCCCGAGCATTGTAGCAAGCAACGCCACCTTGTGGTGGTCAGGCAGTTGTGATGAAATTACATAAAAGAGTAAAAAACTGTTTGTTTGAATTAAATTCTGGTCAAACTTTATTTTAAGATACACATATTAGCCACTAATTTGTAGTTTATACGTGTGTATATACGTAGCTCATAAGGCCTTTATTGTGTCTTATTAGCTATACATTAGGCCTCAATTAAGTGGTTTATTATTTAAACATAAGTCATGTGTTACCGGACAATCCTTCATTGTTAATATTTTCTCGCTTTTCAAGGAAAATCAAAATGACAACATTGATATGACAAGATACGGTTCCCAAAAAGTCATTTCTGGACAATATTTCTGGTAACACTTTAGTATAAGGAACACATTTTAAGGTACTATTCCTGTGTACCTTTACAATTAAGTGTCACCAAATTGATAACAATGACTGACTAATGAATATACAGACTGTCAAACCATTAGAAACAGTCCGAACCACTGTATCAGTGCAAACACAGTACACAGAGATGTTTGCCGTATGCCTTCTGACACCTAACCTGGCCCTTTAAAAGGCTTCGACATTCGAAAGCCACACGCTGTCCAGAAAGCTTGGCAACAGTCACTTATGGCACAATTAAGTCAGGTGTTGAGTAAGCGCAAATTTGCTGTATAAGACAATCAAGAAAAcagaaacatacattttttttcacGTTCTAATCTAAGCATGTATACAATAACAAAGTTATAATATTGTCAACAGGGGGCCTGAGAGAGGTCTTAGTTCCAATGCTGATTCACATAAAAACAGGGGATCAAATACAACAGACCTGTGGAACCATTAACAACGCACCTCGAACCTCACACACATTGGTCTGAATAAACCTCATCTCCAACAATACATCTCTATTAAACCATTATTGCGAAATGTAAACACCCTTTAAATGTATCACGAAAATATATGTGTGCAAACGGATATATCCCTGTCTGAAAAATGTCCACAAACAGTGAGTAGACCTACGTATATCTTTCCATCAGATTAAATAAGCAGTTATGAGGATTACAGTTGCTAGGCCTGTGCTGCACCTTCAGCCACATTACTTCAGATTAGACAGCCAGATTGTAATGAAAACAAGGTTTTGGTATGTGGATTGATCACACCAATCCAAGAGAAATAAGAAATAGAAATGAGAAATTAAAACTTATTTGaattaaaacacattttcatactggtagCCGAAAATGGTAGTTCCATTTACTAAACAATATGGTAAACAATCCTGCATAGCCACTACCATCCCTACCTCCTCTTACTGTCTGAACTTCTACCTTATAGCAGCATAAAACCATTGGAGTTGTGAAGACTAGATAGATATAACGAATCCGTTGTCTCACTCCGATATGGCTGTCAATGTATAGCCTAGCCTATGAGGTGAAATGTGTCTTTCTTGCCCTTCCTTGTCCAGTTGACCTGGATCAGCTAGACAGATTCATGAGGAGGAGTACAAAGGGTTAACAATATATAAACCCTGACCCTGTTCAGTATGTATCAAGAGTCTCAGAGTGGGAATGTTCTTGCCTTTTTCGATCATAATGAATACGATCACATGGACAGGGGAGACCTGATCCGAGATCAGCACTACTACTCTTGATACATACGGCCCTAGACCTCCAAGCTCTTCCCTTTGTTTTTCGACATGTAGGCTAACTCCTTGCCTCTTAGCCCTCAGGTTTTCTATTACACATCCTAATGGCACATTGATTTGATTCATTACGTTCATACAGGTAACAGTAAAGATTTGGCACTTTAATATATTAATACAGTCTTTCTTCTTCAGAATGTAAGGTTATTAATTACAGGCATAACAATGGTATTACAATGGTGTCCCAGACAGTGTGACGATGACTGGTGATACTTTGGTCTCCAAATCACCAACTGGCTAGATTACGAAAAACTGTTTTGTCACATTTTTATGCAAAACAATCACCATATAGACATctcaatgaataaataaataaataaatatcctcAGCCAAACGCTCAATGATATAAGACTTTCCATAAACAGTTAACATTAAACATACTGATATATTCCCCTTTAAAACTGACCCTCAGTTGACAACCCTCAGTTATCAATCTGATACTTACTAAAATAGTCAACCGGTCATTTTTATATGAGGTTATTATTAATATCTTTAAGCCATTATCACAGGTTATCAACTTCTTctctaaaaaaaaatgtaagttgCTATAGGTCTctataatgtttttgttttttaaaactaCATCCATACAATATTTGGGTCTGTGTGATGACATCACCATCTCGAAGGAGTTTGTCAGATCACAACCTGTTGCTCCAGATGAGGGATTCGGAACTGTGGGGACTTCAAAGGTAAAAAGTGCAAAGGTAACCATAGTTTAGGAATTAGATATGGATTCCTATTCAAGTGGAATGATATGCAGTCAGAATAGTTAtgtcgtgcgtgtgtgtgtgtgtgtgtgtgtgtgtgtgtgtgtgtgtgcgcgcggatGTTGGAAATCTATCAACACACTGACTGTTTCATGCTATCAAGGTTACTATTATTTCCATTTTAGATTCAATTTCAACATGAAAAATGTATGATATTTAATATTGGATTAAGAGAGAAAATCTATTCAACATTTTTTTCTGCTTTGgggtcttttttggggggggactaCAAATATAATACTGGATAGGATGTAAGATTACAATTCCAAAGGATAATGTGCAAACTGTACTGATCTGTACTATTTCCTGAGGGCAGATAGTTATAAATAAATATCATCAACTGTCCTTTCTATCAGTCACAGGGTCAAAAAAGTGCTTGTGAGGTGAAGAATGCACATTATTATAATTCAATTGAGGGAATAACAAACTGTTTTCATGTCAGAAAATGTTCAGTCAATTTTACAATGTAGACCAGTAAACCTGAACTCAATAGGAGCCCATGTTCGTAAACGGGGACGTAAAATCAATCAAACAACACTGAATGATAACGGAATGAGGAACCTAGCTACTTTATGATGGGCAATACTCTTACATCTAAAAATCAACCATCACTGGTCAAACACAAAGTTGGAGACCTGACTCGTCCATTCCTGCTCCCACCCTGAACCAAACCCGGGGCCTTGGCACTCAACGCAACCACCACAAagcttttaaaaaaaaacattgccaaAAGGTATAACCAAAAACAACGGTAGCTTAAGGGTTTAACCATAAACCCAGCCAACCACGACCAAGGTTTCTGCTGCTAACTGAGATAGCATCTCACCACAGTCAGAAGGTGACCCACAATAATATGGCAACTTCAAACCAATCTTGCTCCATAAAGTGGAATATGCACAGATAAGTTTTAGTTCATTTTCTAATTAGGTACCTGTATATGATCCAGCTGGccaagacaggacaggacagaacaggcagGTGGCTGGATGAGAGTGAGGGGTCCAGTGTGCTGCTGAGTTGCCTATACTTGTCTGTCCAGCCAAGCGCTCCACCCAAACCTgtttctctctactccctcccttcatctttctccgtctctcctcctcctcactgcaTCTACAGAGGCAGGTCTGTGCTGTTGTGGCGAGTCTTTCTCGATGTCCCATCGTCCCGGGGGAGGGCTTTCTGCAGGTTGGACATGGCTGCTGTCTTCTTCAGGTCAATCACAGCGTAGAACTCACTGCGCCGTGGGGCCTGCTGGGGGCCACATTTGAGGGGTGGTAGGCGCTGGTGCTGtggctggggctgagactgggctccccctcctccaccccccccgaGGGTCTGGCACGGCGGCTCCGCATCGAGGTCCACCTGGATATAGTTGAGCTGCCTCGACGGGGGCATGTGACCGTGCTCGCAGCCCTCCCCCCGACCAAACCCTCCTCCAGGCCGCCTACGGAAATCAAAGCTGAATATTCGGCCGCCCCGGTCCGGCTGGCGGTGGCAGGGCTGGAGGTGCTGGGGTTGAGGGGGGCAGGCATGTCGCAGCCGGCTGGGCTGGACCTGAACCTGGACCTGCTCTGTGTTGACATAGTTCTGCAGGGCGTCACGGTGgatcccccccctccccagcccTTCCTGGTGGTACCCGTTGGGCGTCCCCGTACCCTCCGAAAACTCGTACTCGTCaaagtcctcctcctcttcctcgtaCTCCTCCTCATCCTGCTCCTCGTCATCCTCGTCCTGctcctcgtctctctgcagggcaCGGTACTCCCATACCGGGGGCAGTGACGGCAGGTTCTCGTAGTTGAGCAGAGCTGTCCGCCGGTGACCACCGCCCATCCCCGCGCCCCGCTCACAGGGGTACCCCTGGGGGGGCAGAGAAGATGGGCCATGGGGGTGCGGGTTAAGGGGATGTGATTGTGGGTGAGAGTGACTGTCTCCggtggtgctgctgctgctgctggagcCCACAGACTGGGACATGCTGCTGGGGCTAAGTCTCAGCCTGCGGCCCCCCCTCAGGCCGTTGATATTCTCGTAGGTGAGCTGGCAGCCCTCCTGGTGTTCGTGGCCAGGGTGCCGGTGCATCACGTGGTGGTAGTGAGGGTGGTGATAGGAGTGGGAGTTGTACACGTGCAGAGGAGGCtcgtccccctctgtctctgaaCCTGTGGCGCCCTCTACAGGCCGCATGGCGTGTGGATTGTGGCCcccgtgcctctctctctctctctccagcaggtGGCGCTGTGCAGGGGTGGGTCCCAGCATGAATTTGACCTCCTGAGAGGAAGGCTGAAGGAATACCTGGGGTTCCTTGCGTTGTTCCTCGAGGGGACAACAGTGCATGCTGGTCTGCCCACCCCCTGGGACCACGACAGGCATGGCTCCCCGGGTTGACTCGGGGAAGGAAGTGGGCCGCACCTCGGGTAGGGAGTGTACACAGTGTCGACTGGAGAGTTCCCCATCCACAGTAACAGTATTCACATAGGTGTGAGCCtgcagaaggagagggagaaggagacatagagagcgaaagagagagagaaaagagatatTAGCAAGGACTCAGAGATCACCCTTCCCTAGGATATTACCGACATATTGCGAGGTGAAGAGTCAGCAGTGGTTACAGTGCGGCTTGGTTCGGCACTATAATCAGAAAATCATACTATAGATGGTTAGGGGTCAGTCTTACCTGGTCCTCCAGGCCCATGTGGCTGTGGCCGTGGGGGTCGTCAGTTAGAGAGGGCTGGGAGGATTCAGCTCTCATGGGATACCCCGGGTACCCGTTGGGAAAACCCTGGACAGGGAATGCTGGAGCTGAAGACAGAGAACAATACACAGTGTTGAATGGGAGTCTGGGTGAATGAGGTTAGATGTTTTTAtgtataatggtgtgtgtgtgcttcagggTCACCGTTAATCGGTAATAGCTGGCTTTTGGCGGGGGAAAAAGTATGAAAAGCCGCTAAATAAAATTGCTGCCGCCAATTGTTcgggagaagaagaaaaatctCATTGCAAAATAAGACTTTTAAGCCTATTCATTGACAGAAATACCAGGCTATGTAAATTcatttgactggtcatgcttatTGGTCTATATGTTAATTTTCATAATTTTGTGGAATTAAATTGTTAGTGTTTTCGTTAGTTCTTATGTATCTTATTTATCAAATGCACACAGCATGCAGCTGCTACAGCTCCTCAAACAGATTGTTTGTTGCTGCTGTAGTGAAACGTGCTTTAACAATTCTAAATACAATCGCATGTTAAAAACAGTTTTAATGGCCACGATTAAAAAGagctactatttttatttctcaactggtagCCTAATTGAAGTGCGCTCCCCATTTGCCAATTAAGtgcatctacagtggggcaaaaaagtatttagtcagccaccaattgtgcaagttctcccacttaaaaagatgagagttgcctgtaattttcatcataggtacacttcaactatgacagacaaaatgaggtaaacaaatccagaaaatcacattgtatggttttttatgaatttatttacaaattatggtggaaaataagtatttggtcaataataaaagtttatctcaatgctttgttatatagcctttgttggcaatgacaggtcaaacgttttctgtaaggttttcacacattgtagagcagtgatgttttggggatgttgctgggcaacacagactttcaactccctccaaagattttctatggggttgagatctggagactggctaggccactccaggaccttgaaatgattCTTACGAAgcaactccttcgttgcccgggaggtgtgtttgggatcattgtcatgctgaaagacccagccacgtttcatcttcaattcccttgctgatggaaggaggttttcactcaaaatctcacaatacatggccccattcattctttcctttacacggatcagtcgtcctggtccctttgcagagaaacagcctcaaagcatgatgtttccacccccatgcttcacagtaggtatggtgttctttggatgcaactcagcattctttgtcctctttaccaaaaagttatattttggtttcatctgaccatatgacattctcccaatcttcttctggctcatccaaatgctctctagcaaactggacatgtactggcttaagcagggggacacgtctggcactgcaggatttgagtccctggcggcgtagtgtgttactgatggtaggctttgttactttggtcccagctctctgcaggtcattcactaggtccccccgtgtggttctgggatttttgctcactgttcttgtgatcattttgaccccacggggtgagatcttgcgtgtgGAGCCCAAGATCGaggaagattatcagtggtcttgtatgtcttccatttcctaataaatgctcccacagttgatttcttcaaaccaagatgcttacctattgcagattcagtcttcccagcctggtgaaggtctacaattttgtttctggtgtcctttgacagctctttggtcttggccataatggagtttggagtgtgactgtctgaggttgtggacaggtgtcttttatactgataacaagttcaaacaggtgccattaatacaggtaacgagtggaggacagaggagccagaaatcttgcttgtttgtaggtgaccaaatacttattttccaccataatttgctaataaattcataaaaaatcctacaatgtgattttctggattttttccccctcattttgtctgtcatagttgaagtgtacctatgatgaaaattacaggcctctctcatctttttaagtgggagaacttgcacaattggtggctgactaaatacttttttgccccactgtatatgcaacGTTACGCAGGCTTCAGTGCGTCACACACCCCTTTGCAACAAGCTGGAGGCAGTAAGCATTTTGAAACCATACACTtatttgtttgaaacctgaatgttTTACGTCAtatatgaggcatgtcttacctcgcttcaaagtagcctagccaaaatcTGACCATTtcgtggaggcaattattttataaaaagACTTCCACATTACAACCAGTAACATATTTctcatgttctattggttttcaaatcaactttcattaattgtccagtagccaaaggcacaatcctagtcatattagcaacccatgttATTTGTTaaatctttagatctcccctctaTCTAAATTTAAACGTACAGTTTCGCATTCTAAGTTTCCCATGAAATCGCTTGCATGTGCGGCACAGTGTTTTCCTGCAAATGTCTTTCTTTGGCATTATGTGACAAACATTCGCgtgtagcctactgccatgtgcgcattgctgcgcttataatgtgaagaaattatAGTTtagcaacattttaagctaaacgttctggtctgttgcatcagcctcaattattttttacatttatttttatgtagCCTGGTTGTATAAATTTGGGATCTAttgtcccacaactgtcccagagtctgtttggaataggctatttctttcttGCACAGAACGACATGCTGACAAATAGAAGAGGTAAACCTTTCTACCaagggggatagtagattgacataggctagtgattttgctgttcgttacttgtcttgttggctgaggaaatgtggacagttattctaacatcttcaaagtgcGCATCAGAATTAGGTAGGAAGGACACACGCCATTGCATCCTcgagttgcatgttctgttaagatgaatgaccataatctaaatgtgatatCGGTAATTCTAAGCACCTAATCAGGTTATGCAgccaatttccaaatgtctggtCAATTAAAATGCTACCGGTCAATTGTCCGGTGCCACATTTTCCTAAaggaaaccctggtgtgtgtctatgtttgtggTGTATTGCACAGACTGATTTGTAATGTAACCTTTGTTTTACCCACAAGTCATTGTACTTTCTACCCTTCCACCTCCTTGTCTGCTCTAtccacctccctccctgcctctgaaCAGGTTGGAGCATGGAAACTGGGTTTGACGCAATAATTTACTGTAAGACATTTTGACACCAGATCCCTGATCTCCGGAATTATTACGGAGTTTTTCCCCCCAAACTATTTTCAAAACATCAAACACATATTCTCAGCTTTAGCGTCACATCTGTCCTGCATTGCAGTGAAATTGCTACACAAACACCTTCACAGCATTCAACAAAAGCAAAGAAGCAATCATGTACTGTATTGATGACGCGCACATGTGTGTactggatgtttgtgtgtgtgtgtgtgtgtgtgtgtgtttatatttgtgtttgtgCTTACTGTTGGGTGTCTGTGGGGTGCGAGGCATGTCTATCTCTCGTGCGTGTCCACTGCCGGTCATGATCATAGGCTCCTCCACCACATTGATACTGTTGCACTGCATCAGCTCCTGGAGGAGGTTAAAGATCTCCTCCGCACGAGTACATTTAAACGCAAAGATTCCTGCACGAccacagagaaaacacacacatacatgtttaAGTTATCTTAAATTAATCTAAAACTGTTCCTGACCAAAAAAGAAAACTTCTACATTTGCTTCTGGGTTATCTGAAACAATTCACTCATTAACAACAACCAACTTTAGGCTTCTAATATAACAGCAGCTATCTAATCAGTTAAGTACAATTCTCCCATTACAATTGTGGTTCATTTTCATACAAAAGTAGAACAAGTAGAGCACTGCATATacacacgtacgtacacacaTTTCATAGGGCAACATTTTGTCTATGTAGTGTTAGCTAGGCCAGGTGGTTCAGACTCACCCTGTCCAGTCTGGCAGCGCCGGCCACTCTCGAATGAGAAGAGGTTGGAGTCGTAGCCGTAGCGCCGCAGACACAGATAGGGCCACCGGATGGCATCCCTCTTGCGCGTGTGCAGGATGAGCTCGGTCTCGGTGAGCTCCATGGTCCCAGAGCCCAACTCATTCCCCTCGTCATCCACATTGGTTACCTGGAAAATACCAAAAAGTACAATCAAGTTATCCCAATCAGGTTTGTGGTCCCACTTTACAACTTATAAAGTATTTATTTAGTATACATATAGTCTTTGTAAGCACGACATAGATGCAGAGCATAAAAATGTGGCTAATTTGTATTTGGAGGTACATTGTCTATAATGCAGACATGAACTGTATGTATACAAAAGGTTAACAGAGCACAGTACAGATATTAGGCATCGTTAGATAGCTGGATAACTGACTATCCATTGCTCTATGTGAGCCATAATAGCCTGGGGTACAGGATAAAAAAACAGGAAAGAACAGTTCCTCATAACAATAATATACCATGGACGACACTCTTAGAAGAAAAGCTGctgtctagaacctaaaaggttatttggctatccccataggagaaccctttgaagaacccttgttggttccaggtcGATCGattaatggccgattaattagggccgatttcaagttttcacaacaatcggaaatc
This sequence is a window from Oncorhynchus kisutch isolate 150728-3 linkage group LG1, Okis_V2, whole genome shotgun sequence. Protein-coding genes within it:
- the frs3 gene encoding fibroblast growth factor receptor substrate 2, yielding MGSCWSCLYRDPIQDNHLTKFKVTNVDDEGNELGSGTMELTETELILHTRKRDAIRWPYLCLRRYGYDSNLFSFESGRRCQTGQGIFAFKCTRAEEIFNLLQELMQCNSINVVEEPMIMTGSGHAREIDMPRTPQTPNTPAFPVQGFPNGYPGYPMRAESSQPSLTDDPHGHSHMGLEDQAHTYVNTVTVDGELSSRHCVHSLPEVRPTSFPESTRGAMPVVVPGGGQTSMHCCPLEEQRKEPQVFLQPSSQEVKFMLGPTPAQRHLLERERERHGGHNPHAMRPVEGATGSETEGDEPPLHVYNSHSYHHPHYHHVMHRHPGHEHQEGCQLTYENINGLRGGRRLRLSPSSMSQSVGSSSSSSTTGDSHSHPQSHPLNPHPHGPSSLPPQGYPCERGAGMGGGHRRTALLNYENLPSLPPVWEYRALQRDEEQDEDDEEQDEEEYEEEEEDFDEYEFSEGTGTPNGYHQEGLGRGGIHRDALQNYVNTEQVQVQVQPSRLRHACPPQPQHLQPCHRQPDRGGRIFSFDFRRRPGGGFGRGEGCEHGHMPPSRQLNYIQVDLDAEPPCQTLGGGGGGGAQSQPQPQHQRLPPLKCGPQQAPRRSEFYAVIDLKKTAAMSNLQKALPRDDGTSRKTRHNSTDLPL